The following are from one region of the Silene latifolia isolate original U9 population chromosome 9, ASM4854445v1, whole genome shotgun sequence genome:
- the LOC141600969 gene encoding palmitoyl-monogalactosyldiacylglycerol delta-7 desaturase, chloroplastic-like yields MRNVQAKVSVTTLDDSSAIPDSELELKSHRIWLSNVVVRKPKEKRKWHVNGVRRLIVVGMVHGLAMFAPLTFNWAALWVALVLYLLTGMLGVTLSFHRNLTHRSFQLAKWLEYLLAYFGSLALQGDPIGWVRTHRYHHKYTDTKRDPHSPLEGFWYSHISWIFDATALAEKRCESCIVKDLKGQKFYKFMRSTYLLHHFALGLLLYALGGFPYVVWGMGVRTTCVYHATFLVNSVCHVWGNHAWKTGDLSKNNWWVALLTMGEGWHNNHHAFEYSARHGLEWWQVDITWYIIKLLEALGLASDVKVPTLAQKQRLSFKL; encoded by the exons ATGAGAAATGTTCAGGCAAAGGTATCGGTAACCACATTAGATGACTCCTCTGCGATTCCGGACTCGGAATTAGAATTAAAATCCCATAGGATTTGGTTGTCAAATGTAGTAGTTAGAAAgccaaaagaaaaaagaaaatggCATGTAAATGGTGTACGAAGGTTAATAGTCGTGGGTATGGTACATGGATTAGCTATGTTTGCACCGTTGACTTTTAACTGGGCTGCACTTTGGGTGGCTCTTGTTTTATATCTGTTGACCGGGATGTTGGGTGTTACGCTGTCGTTTCATAGAAATTTGACGCACCGGAGTTTTCAACTTGCTAAATGGCTCGAGTACTTGCTTGCCTACTTTGGTTCCCTAGCACTCCAG GGAGACCCAATTGGATGGGTAAGGACACATAGATACCACCATAAGTATACGGACACTAAACGAGATCCTCATAGTCCACTTGAAGGATTCTGGTACAGTCATATTAGTTGGATCTTTGACGCCACTGCCCTTGCGGAAAAG CGATGTGAATCATGCATTGTAAAAGACTTAAAGGGACAGAAGTTTTACAAGTTTATGAGGAGTACATACTTGTTACACCATTTTGCTCTTGGACTACTTCTCTATGCTTTGGGAGGATTTCCGTATGTTGTATGGGGGATG GGTGTAAGGACAACATGTGTTTACCACGCTACATTTTTAGTGAACTCCGTCTGTCATGTATGGGGAAATCATGCTTGGAAAACCGGTGATTTATCTAAAAACAATTG GTGGGTGGCATTGCTTACGATGGGAGAAGGTTGGCATAACAACCACCATGCGTTCGAGTACTCGGCTAGACATGGCTTGGAATGGTGGCAAGTCGATATAACTTGGTACATTATCAAGCTTCTTGAAGCTCTTGGTTTAGCCAGTGATGTCAAGGTACCAACCTTAGCCCAGAAACAACGTTTGTCATTTAAATTATAA